One segment of Amycolatopsis alba DSM 44262 DNA contains the following:
- a CDS encoding DivIVA domain-containing protein has product MSFTAEDITGATFPNAPIGRRGYAKHEVDAFLERIADTISDQDDLTAAEVHHVMFSRPLIGKRGYDEREVDEFLDKVEGQLAHRTGQQVLGVPGAREEDQATAERAVPDRGPIEFLRER; this is encoded by the coding sequence ATGTCGTTTACGGCCGAAGACATCACCGGCGCCACTTTCCCGAACGCTCCGATCGGGCGGCGCGGATACGCCAAGCACGAGGTCGACGCGTTCCTCGAACGGATCGCGGACACGATCTCGGACCAGGACGACCTGACGGCCGCCGAGGTCCACCACGTCATGTTCTCGCGTCCGTTGATCGGGAAGCGTGGCTACGACGAACGCGAAGTCGACGAGTTCCTCGACAAGGTCGAAGGGCAACTCGCCCACCGGACCGGCCAGCAAGTGCTCGGCGTACCCGGCGCGCGTGAAGAGGACCAGGCGACCGCCGAACGCGCCGTTCCGGACCGCGGTCCCATCGAGTTCCTGCGGGAGCGCTAG
- a CDS encoding DivIVA domain-containing protein, which produces MPVTAFEARTRQFDRAPIGARGYHEPAVDAFLERVAATLDGDDDLSVSDVHNVAFAKAPLSKRGYDPAAVDAFLRDVEGTLAGLSRSADYYIAPALEHTHTRKPPWRRR; this is translated from the coding sequence GTGCCCGTCACCGCGTTCGAGGCGAGAACCCGGCAGTTCGACCGGGCGCCGATCGGTGCCAGGGGATATCACGAGCCCGCGGTCGACGCCTTCCTCGAACGGGTCGCGGCGACACTCGACGGCGACGACGACCTGTCGGTTTCGGACGTCCACAACGTGGCGTTCGCCAAAGCACCACTCTCGAAACGAGGCTACGACCCGGCAGCCGTCGACGCGTTCCTCCGGGACGTCGAGGGCACGCTGGCCGGACTCTCCCGGTCCGCCGACTACTACATAGCGCCGGCCCTGGAACACACCCACACCCGTAAGCCGCCTTGGCGACGCCGCTGA
- a CDS encoding fatty acyl-AMP ligase, translating to MSRFVDTLVATAAGRGQQRGMVTGEPKEPVRRTWAEIHEQAKRVAGGLVTAGLEPGKAVAVLAAAPSLIAPTVQAVWLAGGSVTMLHQPTQRTDLAEWAEDTVRVLRMIGSGLVLLGDPFDQLGPVLTEHGIAFQVITELLEAEPLAEPVPTAEGDTALLQLTSGSTADPKAVRITYGNLYSNVKAMVDRAEFDFDVDVMVSWLPTFHDMGMVGFLTVPMTFGVELVKITPLEFLSGPLIWPQLISKYNGTTTAAPNFAYAIVGRRMARVDDDDAYDLSKLRIALNGAEPIDETAVQTFVEAGERFKMPAECVFPAYGMAEATLAVSFAPLFTGLTLDIVEADALEADNRAVPVPEDDPRRGTDEVRSFAVLGPPLDGLEAEIVDDKGTVLGERQVGEIRLRGEAVTPGYLTMEGPLATQDEDGWLLTGDLGYLVDGMIVICGRRKDVIIMGGRNLYPTDIERAATSVEGVRAGNAVAVRIDAGSRRERFAVVVESKLAGDPETEKALAKEIAAKVRGAVDMRPFAVVVLPAGSLPKTPSGKVKRAATATQFADKIAKNATTS from the coding sequence ATGAGTCGGTTCGTGGACACGCTCGTCGCCACTGCGGCGGGGCGAGGTCAGCAGCGGGGAATGGTCACCGGGGAGCCCAAGGAGCCGGTTCGGCGTACCTGGGCCGAGATTCACGAGCAGGCCAAGCGGGTCGCCGGAGGTCTGGTGACGGCTGGGCTCGAGCCTGGCAAGGCGGTGGCCGTCCTGGCGGCGGCGCCGTCGCTGATCGCGCCGACGGTGCAGGCGGTGTGGCTCGCCGGTGGCAGCGTGACGATGCTGCACCAGCCCACTCAGCGCACCGACCTCGCCGAATGGGCCGAGGACACCGTTCGCGTGCTGCGGATGATCGGGTCCGGTCTGGTTCTGCTCGGTGACCCGTTCGATCAACTCGGACCGGTGCTCACCGAGCACGGCATCGCTTTCCAGGTGATCACCGAGCTGCTCGAGGCCGAACCGCTGGCGGAGCCCGTGCCGACCGCCGAAGGCGACACCGCGCTCCTGCAGCTGACCAGTGGATCGACGGCCGATCCGAAGGCCGTGCGGATCACTTACGGAAACCTGTATTCGAACGTCAAGGCGATGGTCGATCGTGCCGAGTTCGATTTCGACGTCGACGTGATGGTTTCGTGGCTGCCCACGTTCCACGACATGGGGATGGTCGGCTTCCTGACCGTCCCGATGACGTTCGGCGTCGAACTCGTCAAGATCACGCCGCTCGAGTTCCTGTCGGGACCGTTGATCTGGCCGCAGCTGATCAGCAAGTACAACGGCACGACCACGGCCGCGCCGAACTTCGCCTACGCGATCGTGGGCAGGCGGATGGCTCGTGTCGATGACGACGACGCGTACGACCTCTCGAAGCTTCGGATCGCGCTGAACGGTGCCGAGCCGATCGACGAAACGGCCGTGCAGACGTTCGTCGAAGCCGGGGAGCGGTTCAAGATGCCCGCCGAATGCGTTTTCCCGGCCTACGGCATGGCGGAAGCGACTCTCGCGGTTTCGTTCGCGCCGTTGTTCACCGGACTGACGCTGGATATCGTCGAAGCCGACGCACTCGAGGCGGACAACCGCGCGGTGCCGGTCCCCGAAGACGACCCGCGGCGCGGAACCGACGAAGTCCGTTCCTTCGCGGTGCTCGGTCCGCCTCTCGACGGGCTCGAGGCCGAGATCGTCGATGACAAGGGCACCGTGCTCGGAGAGCGCCAGGTCGGGGAGATCCGCCTGCGCGGCGAGGCCGTGACGCCGGGGTACCTGACCATGGAGGGTCCGCTCGCGACACAGGACGAGGACGGCTGGTTGCTCACCGGCGACCTCGGCTACCTGGTCGACGGCATGATCGTGATCTGCGGCCGTCGCAAGGACGTCATCATCATGGGCGGCCGGAACCTGTACCCGACCGATATCGAACGGGCGGCGACGTCGGTCGAAGGGGTCCGGGCGGGGAACGCCGTGGCTGTGCGGATCGACGCCGGCAGCCGCCGGGAGCGGTTCGCCGTCGTCGTCGAATCGAAACTTGCCGGTGACCCGGAAACGGAGAAGGCGCTGGCGAAGGAGATCGCGGCCAAGGTGCGTGGCGCGGTCGACATGCGGCCCTTCGCGGTGGTGGTGCTCCCGGCGGGAAGCCTGCCCAAGACACCCTCCGGCAAGGTGAAGCGGGCGGCGACCGCCACCCAGTTCGCGGACAAGATCGCCAAGAACGCGACGACCAGCTGA
- a CDS encoding ABC-F family ATP-binding cassette domain-containing protein → MANLVNLESVSKSFGVRPLLDGVSLGVAEGQRIGVVGLNGGGKTTLLEVLAGISEPDTGRVSQVRGLRMAVVTQRTELPVGSTIGDVVLERYGAEHEWAADARVRSIMDGLGITALGLEKATANLSGGERRRVALAAALTGELDLVVLDEPTNHLDVEGVRWLADHLLNRRIAVVVVTHDRWFLDTVASVTWEVTNGRVEQYEGGYADWIFARAERARLAATAEEKRQNLARKELAWLRRGPQARTSKPRYRVEAAEALISDVPEPRDSVELQAFARRRLGKTVLEVEDATLTVGDRTLLDHVTWRIGPGDRIGLVGVNGSGKTTLLKLLGGDKEPETGRRIQGKTVSLAHLRQELDDLPGDLRVLQAIEEISGRVVFGKQELSASQLAEKLGFPASRQWTPVEDLSGGERRRLQLCRLLMAEPNVLLLDEPTNDLDIDTLQQLEDLLDSWPGSLVVVSHDRYLVERVCDTIVALFGDGQVTHLPGGIEEYLDRRAKSLEKAGGDRKSGNGQVSAPKKSAAEQRAAQKELSRLERKLDQLHAKEEKLHAALLAAATDPTKLIELNTELKAVETEKEEVEAQWLETSEAVE, encoded by the coding sequence ATGGCCAACTTGGTCAACCTGGAGTCGGTGAGCAAGTCCTTCGGGGTGCGCCCGCTGCTCGACGGTGTTTCGCTCGGTGTGGCGGAGGGGCAGCGCATCGGCGTCGTCGGTCTCAACGGGGGCGGGAAGACGACACTGCTGGAAGTCCTCGCGGGGATCAGCGAGCCGGATACGGGACGCGTGAGCCAAGTCCGCGGCCTACGGATGGCCGTGGTCACTCAGCGAACCGAACTCCCCGTCGGCAGCACGATCGGCGACGTCGTGCTGGAGCGCTACGGCGCGGAGCACGAGTGGGCCGCTGACGCGCGTGTCAGGTCCATTATGGACGGTCTGGGGATCACTGCTCTCGGCCTCGAAAAGGCGACGGCGAACTTGTCCGGTGGCGAACGTCGCCGGGTGGCCCTGGCGGCCGCTCTCACCGGTGAGCTGGATCTCGTGGTCCTCGACGAGCCGACCAACCACCTCGACGTCGAAGGTGTGCGCTGGCTCGCGGATCATCTGCTCAACCGCAGGATCGCGGTCGTGGTCGTCACCCACGACCGGTGGTTCCTCGACACGGTCGCGAGTGTGACCTGGGAAGTCACCAACGGTCGGGTCGAGCAGTACGAAGGTGGCTACGCGGACTGGATCTTCGCACGGGCCGAACGGGCGAGGCTGGCAGCGACGGCCGAAGAGAAGCGACAGAACCTGGCGCGTAAAGAGCTCGCGTGGCTGCGTCGCGGTCCGCAGGCTAGGACCTCGAAGCCGCGCTACCGCGTCGAGGCGGCGGAGGCCTTGATCTCCGACGTGCCGGAGCCACGTGATTCGGTCGAACTGCAGGCGTTCGCCCGCCGGCGCCTGGGGAAGACCGTGCTCGAGGTCGAGGACGCCACTTTGACGGTCGGCGACCGTACCCTGCTCGATCACGTCACGTGGCGCATCGGGCCCGGCGATCGGATCGGCCTGGTCGGCGTCAACGGATCGGGCAAGACGACTCTGCTCAAGTTGCTCGGCGGTGACAAGGAGCCCGAGACGGGGCGGCGCATCCAGGGCAAGACGGTCAGCCTCGCGCACCTGCGGCAGGAGCTCGATGACCTGCCGGGTGACCTGCGCGTGCTGCAGGCGATCGAAGAGATCTCAGGCCGGGTCGTTTTCGGCAAGCAGGAGCTTTCCGCCTCGCAGCTGGCCGAGAAGCTGGGTTTCCCCGCGTCGAGGCAGTGGACGCCGGTCGAAGACCTTTCCGGTGGCGAACGGCGTCGCCTGCAGCTGTGCCGGCTCCTGATGGCCGAGCCCAACGTGCTGCTGCTCGACGAGCCTACGAACGATCTCGATATCGACACTTTGCAACAGCTGGAAGATCTGCTCGATTCGTGGCCGGGCAGCCTCGTCGTCGTTTCGCACGACCGGTACCTGGTGGAACGCGTCTGCGACACGATCGTCGCGCTCTTCGGGGACGGGCAGGTGACCCACCTGCCGGGTGGCATCGAGGAGTACCTGGATCGGCGCGCCAAGAGCCTCGAGAAGGCCGGAGGCGACCGGAAGTCGGGCAACGGGCAGGTCTCCGCGCCCAAGAAGAGCGCCGCGGAACAGCGGGCGGCGCAGAAGGAACTGTCCCGCCTCGAGCGCAAGCTCGACCAGCTGCACGCGAAAGAAGAGAAGCTGCACGCGGCGCTCCTCGCCGCGGCGACCGATCCGACGAAGCTCATCGAGCTCAACACCGAACTGAAGGCCGTCGAAACGGAGAAAGAGGAGGTCGAGGCCCAGTGGCTCGAGACTTCCGAAGCCGTCGAATAA
- a CDS encoding 4-(cytidine 5'-diphospho)-2-C-methyl-D-erythritol kinase, whose amino-acid sequence MLAVVPPPVTVRVPAKVNLHLSVGDVRPDGYHELVTVFQALSLTDEVTVAVTEDPGVEVYGEGEGSVPTGANNLAWKAAQALAAHVGKADGESKVRVVLRKGIPVAGGMAGGSADAAATLVGLASLWKLEISRDELAGIAAKLGSDVPFALYGGTALGTGRGEQLVPVLSRHTFHWVLAFDQRGLSTPRVFGELDRLREEGNPPRIGSHTPVVEALASGDPRQLALLLGNDLQAAAVSLRPGLRRTLRAGVNAGALAGTVSGSGPTCAFLCADAQSAVEVAAELSGAGVCRTVRVAHGPVPGARLVGGDDAPRPTPPRVHA is encoded by the coding sequence GTGCTCGCCGTCGTACCGCCCCCAGTAACCGTCAGGGTTCCCGCCAAGGTCAACCTGCACCTGTCGGTCGGTGACGTACGCCCGGACGGCTACCACGAGCTGGTGACCGTGTTCCAGGCGCTTTCCCTGACCGACGAGGTGACCGTCGCGGTCACTGAGGACCCCGGCGTCGAGGTCTATGGCGAAGGTGAAGGTTCCGTACCGACAGGGGCCAACAATCTCGCTTGGAAGGCGGCGCAGGCGCTGGCGGCCCACGTCGGCAAGGCGGACGGTGAGTCCAAGGTCCGGGTGGTGCTTCGCAAAGGCATCCCGGTAGCGGGCGGAATGGCCGGTGGCAGCGCTGACGCGGCCGCGACCCTGGTGGGGCTCGCGTCACTGTGGAAGCTGGAGATCTCCCGTGACGAACTGGCGGGTATCGCCGCGAAGCTCGGCAGTGATGTTCCGTTCGCGCTCTACGGCGGGACAGCGTTGGGTACCGGCCGGGGCGAGCAGCTGGTGCCGGTCCTGTCCAGGCATACGTTCCATTGGGTTCTGGCCTTCGACCAGCGCGGTCTTTCGACCCCGCGAGTGTTCGGCGAACTGGACAGGTTGCGTGAAGAGGGCAACCCGCCGCGGATCGGTTCGCATACTCCGGTGGTCGAGGCGCTGGCGTCCGGTGACCCACGGCAGCTGGCGCTGCTTCTCGGCAATGACCTCCAGGCGGCCGCTGTTTCGTTGCGTCCGGGACTGCGCCGGACGTTGCGGGCAGGAGTCAACGCAGGGGCGCTCGCCGGTACCGTGTCCGGGTCCGGGCCGACCTGCGCTTTCCTGTGCGCGGATGCCCAGTCGGCCGTCGAGGTCGCCGCGGAGTTGTCCGGCGCGGGGGTCTGTCGCACGGTGCGCGTCGCGCACGGGCCGGTTCCAGGAGCTCGCCTGGTGGGCGGGGACGACGCGCCGCGGCCGACGCCGCCTCGGGTGCACGCGTGA
- a CDS encoding methionine ABC transporter ATP-binding protein, with the protein MITVENLSKSFPLNGNPVVALRDVSVDIQAGSLFGVVGPAGSGKSTLARCIGLQERPDRGVVRLDGLNTGTLDGRRLREIRRQVGVVSTKPELLAERTIAGNIASPLEQLGLDGPQRRNRVGNLLDLVGLTPRAGQRPGDLSEGQLRRVAIAKALAAGPSVLLADDPTAGVQPEESGAVLTVLDRARAELGVTVLLTTPDAGVVRRVCDDVAVLEAGAIIERGTVLDLVSDPNSRTAQALLPSIETGRAQASKYDRAVDVVLVGFASVGALLPEAAGRFDVELATIGGGLTRIGDTPVGRFRLGVRGERADAALAWIAERGGHVTHPVRGPQGVAA; encoded by the coding sequence GTGATCACTGTCGAAAACCTGTCCAAGTCCTTTCCCCTCAACGGAAATCCCGTCGTCGCCCTGCGCGATGTGAGCGTGGACATCCAAGCGGGCTCGCTGTTCGGAGTCGTCGGTCCGGCAGGCTCCGGCAAGTCGACCCTCGCTCGTTGCATCGGGCTTCAGGAGCGTCCCGACCGGGGCGTCGTTCGCCTCGACGGGCTCAACACCGGGACCCTTGACGGCCGCCGTCTGCGCGAAATCCGCCGTCAGGTCGGTGTCGTGAGCACCAAACCGGAGCTGCTCGCCGAGCGCACCATCGCCGGCAACATCGCGTCGCCGCTCGAACAGCTCGGTCTCGACGGGCCGCAGCGCCGCAACCGCGTCGGTAACCTGCTCGACCTGGTCGGGCTCACCCCGCGAGCGGGGCAGCGGCCGGGCGACCTGTCCGAGGGGCAGCTGCGCCGGGTGGCCATCGCCAAGGCCCTGGCCGCCGGGCCGTCCGTGCTCTTGGCCGACGACCCGACCGCGGGTGTGCAGCCCGAGGAGTCCGGCGCGGTCCTGACCGTGCTCGACCGGGCGCGTGCCGAGCTCGGAGTCACCGTCCTGCTCACCACTCCCGACGCCGGCGTGGTTCGCCGTGTCTGCGACGACGTCGCGGTTCTGGAGGCCGGGGCGATCATCGAACGCGGAACGGTGCTCGACTTGGTCTCCGACCCGAACAGCCGGACCGCGCAGGCGCTCCTGCCCTCGATCGAGACCGGCCGGGCGCAGGCTTCGAAGTACGACCGCGCGGTGGATGTCGTGCTTGTCGGCTTCGCATCGGTCGGCGCGCTGCTGCCGGAGGCGGCAGGTCGCTTCGACGTCGAGCTCGCCACCATCGGAGGCGGCCTGACCCGGATCGGCGACACGCCGGTCGGCCGGTTCCGTCTCGGTGTGCGCGGTGAGCGTGCGGACGCCGCGCTCGCCTGGATCGCCGAACGCGGTGGACACGTGACCCACCCGGTCCGCGGCCCGCAGGGCGTCGCTGCCTGA
- the rsmA gene encoding 16S rRNA (adenine(1518)-N(6)/adenine(1519)-N(6))-dimethyltransferase RsmA → MTELLGPAEIRALAAELDVRPTKKLGQNFVHDPNTVRRIVDLSGIGEGDVVLEVGPGLGSLTLGLLATGAEVVAVEIDPVLAGRLPNTVAERGGAERLKVVGADALRITADDLPARPTALVANLPYNVAVPVVLHLLAELPSLTSGLVMVQTEVADRMAAGPGSRTYGVPSVKLAWYGKARKVAAVPRAVFWPVPNVDSALVAFERGDLVWSVARERLFAVVDAAFSQRRKTLRAALASWAGSADRAGELLEKAGIDPKTRGEQLDVHQFVRIAAAAG, encoded by the coding sequence GTGACTGAACTGCTCGGGCCTGCGGAGATCAGGGCGTTGGCGGCCGAGCTGGACGTACGTCCGACCAAGAAGCTCGGCCAGAATTTCGTGCACGACCCCAACACGGTGCGCCGCATCGTCGACCTTTCGGGGATCGGCGAAGGCGACGTCGTACTGGAAGTCGGGCCGGGCCTCGGCTCGCTGACGCTTGGCCTGCTCGCGACCGGTGCCGAAGTCGTCGCGGTCGAAATCGACCCTGTACTGGCGGGGCGGTTGCCGAACACCGTGGCCGAGCGAGGCGGGGCCGAGCGGCTGAAGGTCGTCGGGGCGGACGCACTGCGGATCACGGCGGACGACCTGCCTGCGCGACCGACGGCGCTCGTCGCGAATCTGCCGTACAACGTCGCCGTTCCCGTCGTGCTCCACCTGCTCGCCGAGCTGCCGTCGCTGACCAGTGGTCTCGTGATGGTCCAGACCGAGGTCGCGGACCGAATGGCGGCAGGCCCTGGAAGCCGGACTTATGGCGTGCCCAGCGTCAAGCTCGCGTGGTACGGCAAGGCGCGCAAGGTCGCCGCAGTGCCCCGTGCGGTCTTCTGGCCTGTTCCGAACGTGGACTCCGCGCTGGTCGCTTTCGAGCGAGGTGACTTGGTGTGGTCTGTGGCCAGGGAGCGGCTGTTCGCGGTGGTCGACGCCGCCTTCTCGCAGCGGCGGAAGACCTTGCGCGCGGCATTGGCGTCATGGGCGGGTTCCGCCGATCGCGCGGGCGAGTTGCTCGAGAAGGCGGGTATCGACCCCAAGACCCGCGGCGAGCAGTTGGATGTTCATCAGTTCGTCCGGATCGCCGCTGCAGCAGGCTGA
- a CDS encoding DUF222 domain-containing protein: MTSTNTPKTFPLNLPEGDADLLLDELQTRLREGRRLAAEVGQILAEIESRGVRGLFGHNSIAVFYEHVARVPRAEAQKVTRRALALNSRRARDGTSTQPVAPLTGVAAATGALAEAGIDRIVTVMRKLPEHVAANVRLDEEKNLVDLASVARPRDVTMAGTDLLARLDPDGSSTEDPTPKRERSEFWLRQKRTGRWDMRGNLDPETGARLTALLVPRAYPASGVEADSRTPAERRGDAFTEIVELAESGPDIPLPRQAPQQATEEPRATDPAKKPAPRPKATQARSQGYPSPHRSDGGVRDGSAPERSQNVAQRRPTRWWARLSRQRSENATQPQKPLTA; encoded by the coding sequence ATGACCAGCACAAACACTCCCAAGACCTTCCCGCTGAACCTGCCGGAAGGTGACGCCGATCTGCTCCTCGACGAGTTGCAGACACGGCTACGCGAAGGGCGGCGTCTAGCCGCCGAAGTCGGCCAGATCCTGGCCGAGATCGAGTCACGTGGTGTCCGAGGCCTATTCGGGCACAACTCGATCGCCGTCTTCTACGAGCATGTTGCCCGTGTCCCCCGAGCGGAGGCACAGAAGGTGACTCGTCGGGCGCTGGCGCTCAACTCGAGACGTGCGCGCGACGGGACATCGACTCAACCCGTCGCGCCCTTGACCGGAGTCGCGGCCGCGACCGGCGCGCTGGCCGAGGCCGGCATCGACCGGATCGTCACCGTCATGCGGAAGCTGCCCGAACACGTCGCCGCAAACGTGCGGCTTGACGAGGAGAAGAACCTGGTCGATCTCGCCAGCGTCGCAAGACCACGCGATGTCACGATGGCCGGGACAGACCTGCTTGCACGGCTGGACCCGGATGGGAGCTCCACCGAGGACCCCACGCCGAAACGCGAGCGGAGTGAATTCTGGTTGCGCCAGAAACGAACCGGCCGCTGGGACATGCGCGGGAACCTCGACCCGGAGACAGGCGCCCGCCTGACCGCGCTTCTGGTGCCACGGGCGTACCCGGCCTCAGGCGTGGAAGCCGACAGTCGCACACCGGCGGAGAGACGCGGTGACGCTTTCACAGAGATCGTCGAGCTTGCGGAAAGCGGACCGGATATCCCGTTGCCTCGGCAGGCCCCGCAACAGGCCACCGAGGAGCCTCGGGCCACAGACCCGGCCAAGAAACCCGCACCCCGACCCAAGGCCACCCAGGCACGGTCACAGGGCTACCCAAGCCCACACCGCAGCGACGGCGGGGTTCGAGACGGCAGCGCGCCCGAACGATCCCAGAATGTGGCCCAGAGGCGCCCTACGCGTTGGTGGGCACGGCTGTCGAGGCAGAGATCCGAGAACGCTACGCAACCACAGAAGCCCTTAACGGCCTGA
- a CDS encoding resuscitation-promoting factor encodes MLDRDTQYGELDYSDDPRITHQDVLAALGPDADALMAEIDVDVDELIRLISAETTMLPPIVIPDEVAEDRTAGAPMKVATKDEVISSATRVWKKRFLKGTVMAVLLTLGGGGAAAMAMNKSVTLDIDGKQQTVHSFGDTVGEVLEDAGLSVGAHDSLSPSPQAEVGDGGVIKLERGRKLNLIVDGAPQQESWVRATNLSEALNQLGRSDLAKSGTWTSMPQNGELPLEGTTVEVKTLKNITVFDGANEPHKVQTNSVTTKEFLGEVRMTLGPDDEAVGGLDVKLVDGAEVHISRTGVTMVKQNEDIAPPEQKVDDPELEKGKTKVEDPGTPGQKTVTYKVTKRNGKEVGREKVSEEVITEAKPKIIKVGTKKPADPVIGDAGAWDRIAQCESTGNWAANTGNGYYGGLQFNKSTWDAYGGSQYAAYPHQASKAQQIAVAEKVRDSRGGYGAWPHCGKKA; translated from the coding sequence GTGCTCGACCGCGACACTCAGTACGGCGAGCTGGACTACTCCGACGACCCGCGCATCACGCATCAGGACGTCCTCGCCGCGCTCGGCCCCGACGCCGACGCCTTGATGGCCGAGATCGACGTCGATGTCGACGAGCTGATCCGCCTCATCAGCGCCGAGACCACCATGCTCCCGCCGATCGTCATTCCGGACGAGGTGGCCGAGGACCGCACCGCGGGCGCGCCGATGAAGGTCGCGACCAAGGACGAGGTCATCTCGAGCGCGACCCGCGTCTGGAAGAAGCGTTTCCTCAAGGGAACCGTCATGGCGGTGCTGCTCACCCTCGGTGGTGGCGGCGCGGCCGCGATGGCGATGAACAAGAGCGTCACACTCGACATCGACGGCAAGCAGCAGACCGTCCACAGCTTCGGCGACACGGTCGGCGAGGTCCTCGAGGACGCCGGTCTTTCGGTCGGCGCGCACGACTCGCTCTCGCCCTCGCCGCAGGCCGAGGTGGGCGACGGCGGCGTCATCAAGCTGGAGCGCGGCCGCAAGCTGAACCTGATCGTCGACGGCGCACCGCAGCAGGAGTCCTGGGTCCGCGCGACCAACCTCAGCGAGGCCCTGAACCAGCTCGGCCGTTCCGATCTTGCGAAGTCCGGCACCTGGACCTCGATGCCGCAGAACGGCGAGCTCCCGCTCGAAGGCACCACCGTCGAGGTCAAGACCCTCAAGAACATCACCGTCTTCGACGGCGCGAACGAACCGCACAAGGTTCAGACCAACTCGGTCACCACCAAGGAATTCCTCGGTGAGGTCCGGATGACTCTCGGCCCGGACGATGAGGCCGTGGGCGGCCTCGACGTCAAGCTGGTCGATGGTGCCGAGGTCCACATCAGCCGGACCGGCGTCACCATGGTCAAGCAGAACGAGGACATCGCGCCGCCCGAGCAGAAGGTCGACGACCCGGAGCTCGAAAAGGGCAAGACCAAGGTCGAGGACCCAGGCACCCCTGGCCAGAAGACCGTGACCTACAAGGTCACCAAGCGCAACGGCAAAGAGGTCGGCCGCGAGAAAGTCTCGGAAGAGGTCATCACCGAGGCCAAGCCCAAGATCATTAAGGTCGGTACGAAGAAGCCCGCCGATCCGGTCATCGGTGACGCCGGTGCCTGGGACCGCATCGCGCAGTGCGAGTCCACCGGCAACTGGGCCGCCAACACCGGCAACGGCTACTACGGTGGCCTGCAGTTCAACAAGAGCACCTGGGATGCCTACGGTGGCTCGCAGTACGCCGCTTACCCGCACCAGGCCAGCAAGGCCCAGCAGATCGCTGTCGCTGAGAAGGTCCGTGACAGCCGCGGTGGCTACGGCGCTTGGCCGCACTGTGGCAAGAAGGCCTGA
- a CDS encoding TatD family hydrolase, with product MGAEKKELPPIPDRLPVSVVDAHTHLDACGAVTAADVTAMVDRAERAGVSRVITVADDLAAARWAAQASTWDRRVWAAVAIHPTRTKDFGESEKSEVESLAKESRVVAVGETGLDYYWDYSPHDAQQDAFRWHIDLAKRIGKPLMIHDRDAHDDVLRILEEEGAPEQVVFHCFSGDEHIARRCIDAGYVLSFAGTVSFRNARGLHEAARIVPAGQYLVETDAPFLTPHPFRGRPNEPYCAAYTVRHLASFRGEAVHEVAESVRVTAERVFRLPTVTAS from the coding sequence ATGGGTGCAGAGAAGAAGGAACTGCCGCCGATCCCGGACAGGCTGCCGGTTTCGGTGGTGGACGCGCACACCCACCTCGACGCGTGCGGCGCGGTCACCGCGGCTGATGTGACAGCCATGGTCGATCGCGCCGAACGCGCCGGTGTTTCGCGGGTGATCACCGTCGCGGACGATCTCGCTGCTGCTCGCTGGGCCGCGCAAGCGTCCACTTGGGACCGTCGGGTCTGGGCAGCCGTCGCGATTCATCCCACGCGCACCAAGGATTTCGGCGAATCCGAGAAATCCGAAGTGGAGAGTCTCGCGAAAGAGTCCAGAGTGGTCGCCGTCGGCGAGACCGGCCTCGACTATTACTGGGACTACTCGCCCCACGATGCCCAGCAGGACGCCTTCCGGTGGCACATCGATCTCGCCAAGCGGATCGGGAAGCCCCTGATGATCCACGATCGAGACGCTCACGACGACGTCCTGCGGATCCTCGAGGAGGAAGGCGCGCCCGAACAGGTCGTCTTCCATTGCTTCTCGGGGGACGAGCACATCGCGCGAAGGTGCATCGACGCGGGTTACGTCCTGTCTTTCGCGGGAACGGTCAGCTTCCGCAACGCGCGTGGGCTGCATGAGGCGGCACGCATCGTTCCGGCCGGCCAGTACCTCGTTGAAACGGACGCGCCGTTTCTGACCCCCCATCCGTTCCGTGGGCGGCCGAACGAGCCCTACTGCGCCGCCTACACCGTTCGTCACCTCGCCTCGTTCAGGGGTGAGGCGGTGCACGAGGTGGCCGAATCGGTGCGAGTGACCGCTGAGCGGGTCTTCCGTTTGCCGACAGTCACCGCCAGTTGA